A genomic segment from Coccinella septempunctata chromosome 3, icCocSept1.1, whole genome shotgun sequence encodes:
- the LOC123309357 gene encoding helix-loop-helix protein delilah-like translates to MIEFEQLSERLGLLSDFTTDSNNNSSDSSEKKSERGEKYSLRPRSAKKRHTDEDSDEIVTIPTKSSKSKTPRPKQKPAPLSKYRRKTANARERSRMREINQAFETLRKVVPQMSVSHQTNEKLTKIMTLRLAMKYISTLSSVLNQESDNPDSLPCSSDLDYSWLESDGESLPLDSDFSDHSLTHADFTLDFPDDSLTSVDFSSPLSPDFSHHLRQFDPLLSGFS, encoded by the coding sequence ATGATTGAGTTCGAGCAGTTATCCGAAAGACTTGGTCTCCTGTCGGACTTCACGACAGATTCGAACAACAATTCTAGTGATTCGAGTGAGAAAAAGTCGGAGCGCGGTGAAAAATACTCCCTCAGGCCTAGATCGGCGAAGAAAAGACACACTGACGAGGACTCCGACGAAATCGTTACAATACCCACGAAATCGAGCAAATCTAAGACTCCGAGGCCCAAACAGAAACCTGCACCCCTCAGCAAATATCGCAGAAAAACGGCTAATGCAAGAGAGCGGAGCAGAATGAGGGAAATCAACCAGGCCTTCGAGACGCTGAGGAAAGTCGTGCCGCAAATGTCAGTCAGTCATCAGACCAATGAGAAACTGACCAAAATCATGACACTTCGCTTGGCGATGAAATATATCTCAACCCTTAGCTCCGTTCTCAATCAAGAGTCCGACAATCCAGATTCCCTGCCTTGCTCCAGCGATTTGGACTATTCCTGGTTGGAATCCGATGGCGAATCGCTTCCTCTCGACAGTGATTTCTCAGACCATTCATTGACACACGCAGACTTCACGCTGGACTTCCCAGACGACTCCCTCACATCGGTGGATTTTTCCTCTCCCTTATCGCCTGATTTTTCACACCACTTGAGACAATTCGACCCCCTTTTGTCGGGTTTCAGTTAA